Proteins found in one Deltaproteobacteria bacterium IMCC39524 genomic segment:
- the panP gene encoding putative pyridoxal-dependent aspartate 1-decarboxylase has product MTQDTARATLENLYRIFTIPEAPESTLGEIDQAISKDVAGFLQTHIVALERSLEEIEADFSLSSIPEEPTFVSEYTEFVKEKLVAQSVHTAAPGFIGHMTSALPYFMLPLSRIMTALNQNLVKVETSKAFTPLERQALTMLHHLVYQGEDAFYQQWIHNSQHALGAFCSGGTIANATALWVARNTLCAPSEDFGGIAKEGLVRALRHLDCDGLAVLVSSRGHYSLGKAVDLLGLGRDNLVKVETDSNNRIDMTQLKETCRRLQDEKIRPMALVGIAGTTETGTVDPLDEMADLALELGCHFHVDAAWGGPTLFSERYRPLLNGISRADSVTIDAHKQLYVPMGAGMVLFKDPTALSAIEHHANYILRHGSKDLGSHTLEGSRPGMAMLVHAGLSIIGRKGYELLIDLGIERANSFAQMILQHPDFELTNTPQLNILTYRYCPKHVQQALAQAKDEQSAEINALIDQVNQLLQKDQREAGKTFVSRTRLKVPGYTQELTVLRVVLANPLTTDEILTSVLEEQCTIVLQQDIQSLLEQVNTLCGMIIVSPKIACA; this is encoded by the coding sequence ATGACCCAAGATACGGCACGCGCGACCCTGGAAAACCTCTACCGGATTTTTACGATTCCGGAAGCGCCCGAATCGACTCTTGGCGAGATCGATCAGGCGATTTCCAAAGATGTCGCCGGTTTCCTGCAAACGCACATCGTTGCTCTTGAACGCAGCCTCGAAGAGATTGAGGCTGACTTCTCTCTGTCGTCTATTCCCGAAGAACCAACCTTTGTCTCCGAATACACCGAGTTTGTTAAAGAGAAGCTGGTCGCCCAGTCTGTGCATACCGCTGCTCCCGGTTTTATTGGTCACATGACCTCGGCGCTGCCATATTTCATGCTGCCGCTCTCGAGGATCATGACGGCACTGAACCAGAACCTGGTCAAGGTTGAGACGTCCAAAGCCTTCACACCACTGGAACGTCAAGCCCTGACCATGCTTCACCATCTTGTCTACCAGGGCGAAGATGCCTTCTATCAGCAATGGATTCACAACAGTCAACATGCCCTTGGCGCCTTCTGCTCGGGAGGCACGATTGCTAATGCCACAGCACTCTGGGTCGCCCGCAACACGCTCTGCGCTCCATCCGAGGACTTTGGCGGTATAGCCAAGGAAGGTCTGGTTCGCGCATTACGACATCTCGATTGCGACGGCCTCGCTGTCCTCGTTTCCAGTCGCGGCCACTACTCGCTTGGCAAGGCCGTCGATCTGCTTGGCCTGGGGCGGGACAACCTGGTCAAGGTTGAGACCGACAGCAACAACCGCATCGATATGACTCAGCTTAAAGAGACCTGTCGTCGCTTACAGGACGAGAAGATTCGTCCCATGGCGCTGGTCGGGATTGCCGGAACCACAGAGACCGGCACCGTTGATCCTCTCGACGAAATGGCCGACCTGGCTCTTGAATTGGGTTGCCATTTCCATGTCGACGCCGCCTGGGGAGGGCCAACGCTTTTTTCCGAACGTTATCGTCCCCTGCTGAACGGGATTTCCCGTGCCGATTCTGTGACCATCGATGCTCACAAGCAGCTCTATGTGCCGATGGGGGCGGGGATGGTGCTTTTCAAAGATCCTACGGCGCTCTCTGCAATCGAGCATCACGCCAACTATATCCTGCGTCACGGCTCCAAGGACCTCGGCAGTCATACCCTCGAAGGCTCTCGACCCGGCATGGCGATGCTGGTCCACGCCGGTCTCTCAATCATCGGCCGGAAGGGTTATGAGCTCCTCATTGATCTGGGGATCGAGCGCGCTAACTCTTTTGCGCAAATGATTCTTCAGCATCCGGATTTCGAGCTGACCAATACACCGCAACTGAATATCCTCACCTATCGTTACTGTCCGAAACACGTCCAGCAGGCTTTAGCTCAAGCTAAGGACGAACAGTCTGCTGAGATTAATGCCCTGATCGATCAGGTTAACCAGCTGTTGCAGAAAGATCAGCGTGAGGCCGGCAAAACCTTCGTCTCAAGAACGCGTCTGAAGGTGCCCGGATACACTCAGGAGCTGACCGTTTTGCGCGTGGTGCTCGCCAACCCGCTGACCACTGATGAAATCCTCACTTCTGTCCTTGAGGAGCAATGTACGATCGTACTGCAACAGGATATCCAGTCACTCCTGGAGCAAGTCAATACTCTTTGTGGGATGATTATAGTTTCCCCCAAGATTGCCTGTGCCTGA
- a CDS encoding DUF3596 domain-containing protein — protein sequence MKNRIDMKIATTQSRRGVITRKKGSRKLYVDFRYRGKRIERSTGLVDTPENKTVLREWLDRVMDKIDEGTFRFEDAFPDASEKDKNWFAKQEGREYRPKPHQVLIGDYLGTWLDEVVATFPSANKRRDYGKIVEGRIRPYFAELTFHQLNRVEVRKFIGQLRYLKEPKKGEMVSRAWARNVLIPLRTLFEDACDEYHWDLPDPFRNLHKHLPQSRKVKRTVFRFEQWQQLLEHLEPHYHPVAEIMIMTGMIASEVAGLKRTDLTNDEIIIRHARVKGQDQESLKTVYRHRRIPITQAIRQRLDHALAQTEGDYVFTMANDRPFHEGSFRSNAWTRAFKAAGMDYKVPYTMRHSYVAWALTLRMDPNRLVKLMGHSSKKMIYDTYGDYVEGLELDAPALFAYFGRDFLGPKTIATLAWMTEDGESFGESHRLQLVK from the coding sequence ATGAAAAATCGCATTGATATGAAAATAGCTACCACACAATCCAGACGCGGGGTGATCACCCGCAAAAAGGGATCGCGCAAGCTCTATGTAGACTTTCGCTATCGGGGCAAACGGATCGAAAGGTCCACCGGCCTAGTAGACACCCCGGAGAACAAAACAGTACTGAGGGAGTGGCTCGATCGGGTCATGGACAAGATCGACGAAGGTACGTTCCGGTTTGAAGATGCCTTTCCAGATGCCAGCGAGAAGGACAAGAACTGGTTCGCAAAACAAGAAGGCAGAGAATACCGACCCAAGCCACACCAGGTGTTGATCGGGGATTATTTGGGCACATGGCTTGATGAGGTTGTTGCCACGTTTCCATCGGCCAACAAGCGACGGGACTATGGCAAGATCGTTGAAGGTCGCATCCGGCCGTACTTTGCCGAGCTGACTTTTCACCAGTTAAACCGAGTGGAAGTACGCAAGTTTATTGGTCAATTGCGCTACCTTAAAGAACCAAAGAAAGGCGAGATGGTCTCACGGGCTTGGGCACGTAACGTTTTGATCCCGCTGCGTACCCTGTTCGAGGACGCTTGCGACGAGTACCATTGGGATCTGCCCGATCCGTTTCGCAACCTGCACAAGCATTTGCCTCAGAGCCGGAAAGTCAAACGGACCGTTTTTCGTTTTGAACAATGGCAGCAACTGCTTGAACACCTGGAACCACACTACCACCCGGTTGCCGAGATCATGATCATGACGGGGATGATTGCCTCAGAAGTAGCGGGGTTGAAACGGACGGACCTGACCAACGATGAGATCATCATCCGCCATGCTCGGGTCAAAGGCCAAGACCAAGAAAGCCTCAAGACCGTTTATAGGCATCGACGGATTCCAATCACGCAAGCGATCCGACAACGCCTCGACCATGCATTGGCACAAACGGAAGGCGACTATGTGTTCACTATGGCCAACGACCGCCCCTTCCATGAGGGCTCATTTCGATCCAATGCATGGACACGGGCGTTTAAAGCCGCAGGGATGGATTACAAAGTGCCGTACACCATGCGTCACTCCTATGTGGCCTGGGCCTTGACCCTGCGCATGGATCCCAACCGACTGGTCAAACTGATGGGTCACAGCTCAAAAAAGATGATTTACGATACGTATGGGGACTACGTTGAAGGCTTGGAGCTGGATGCTCCAGCCCTGTTCGCCTATTTCGGGCGGGACTTCTTAGGCCCAAAAACCATCGCCACCCTGGCCTGGATGACCGAGGATGGCGAAAGTTTTGGCGAAAGTCACCGACTACAGCTCGTTAAATAG
- a CDS encoding recombinase family protein produces MMPERYVSYLRVSTDRQGKSGLGIDAQRQAIDCFLARDKRELIHEYLEVESGKKNERPQLQSAIESCLETGATLIIAKLDRLSRNVYFISTLMESGVEFVACDFPQANRLTIHILAAVAEHEREMISKRTKEALAAAKARGTKLGRNNLSDLGRKQGLENSQAIRSQKATDFALKRYPIILRYLKKEYTLRGIAQELNRNGILTASGKHGSWTASAVKNVIKRAKQAALLNN; encoded by the coding sequence ATCATGCCAGAAAGATACGTTAGCTATTTGCGGGTATCTACAGATCGCCAAGGCAAAAGTGGCTTAGGGATCGATGCACAACGCCAAGCCATCGATTGTTTCCTGGCAAGAGACAAGAGAGAGCTTATACATGAATACCTGGAGGTCGAGAGTGGCAAGAAGAATGAAAGGCCTCAACTGCAATCAGCAATAGAGTCATGCCTTGAAACGGGTGCAACTCTGATAATTGCTAAACTTGACCGTCTGTCCCGAAATGTTTATTTCATCAGCACGCTTATGGAGTCAGGGGTTGAGTTTGTAGCTTGCGATTTTCCACAAGCCAACCGTTTAACAATCCATATTCTGGCAGCCGTTGCTGAGCACGAACGTGAAATGATCTCGAAACGGACCAAAGAGGCGTTAGCAGCAGCAAAGGCAAGAGGAACAAAACTTGGTCGCAACAATTTATCAGATCTCGGACGCAAACAAGGGCTAGAGAATAGCCAAGCAATTAGATCTCAAAAAGCTACTGACTTCGCCTTGAAGCGCTACCCAATAATTCTTCGATATTTAAAAAAGGAATACACACTGAGAGGCATTGCTCAGGAATTGAACCGTAATGGGATTTTGACAGCGAGTGGCAAGCATGGGTCATGGACTGCGTCGGCAGTGAAAAATGTTATCAAACGAGCAAAGCAAGCGGCCTTATTAAACAATTAG
- a CDS encoding amidohydrolase family protein: MSRPTLYRARYVLPITSSLVEDGAVLVDSGLIRAVGHYCDLAEAHHEAALVDFGESVLLPPMVNAHAHLELTAFSDWAAAAGEPLAPQNFVDWILWLVRIRMDVGEDQLKASLEAGLKASLLAGTGAVGDIFTTLNAVEAYLESPLYGQVFAEVLGHDLDLIESRLLSIKSLTVKPPAKNLGWGLSPHATYTLSASATDLVFAFAKEFALRCTIHLAESEPESQFLRDGTGAIADKLFSTAKWDPLLSLPPGCSPVRSLCSEGRLKEGDLIVHGVHVNPADVAMLKQRGCSVALCPRSNAALNVGKAPVTDYLNAGIPLALGTDSLASSDSLSLWDELAFAVEWFADAAEPRDWLEIATLGGAKALGIENRMGQLAPGQEASFQVVTLPSLPQVDALEETLCASGNDVNVTHLYLAGENVLM, encoded by the coding sequence ATGAGTAGACCGACCCTCTACAGGGCCCGCTACGTCCTTCCAATTACCTCTTCCTTGGTTGAAGATGGGGCTGTTCTCGTTGATTCCGGCCTGATTCGAGCCGTCGGGCATTATTGTGACCTCGCTGAAGCTCATCATGAAGCGGCTCTCGTTGATTTTGGCGAATCGGTCCTCTTGCCGCCGATGGTCAACGCCCACGCCCACCTTGAACTAACCGCCTTTTCTGATTGGGCGGCTGCGGCTGGTGAACCTCTCGCCCCACAGAATTTTGTCGACTGGATCCTCTGGCTGGTGCGTATTAGGATGGACGTTGGCGAAGATCAGCTGAAAGCATCGCTCGAAGCAGGGTTGAAAGCTTCCTTGCTTGCCGGGACGGGTGCCGTTGGTGATATCTTCACGACTCTGAATGCCGTCGAGGCCTATCTGGAGTCGCCCTTGTACGGACAAGTCTTTGCTGAAGTCCTTGGCCATGATTTGGATTTAATCGAATCGCGCCTCTTATCTATCAAGTCTCTTACTGTTAAGCCTCCGGCAAAAAACCTTGGCTGGGGACTTTCTCCCCATGCCACTTATACGTTGTCAGCCTCTGCTACAGATCTGGTCTTTGCCTTTGCAAAAGAGTTCGCCTTGCGGTGCACGATTCATCTCGCGGAATCAGAACCTGAAAGTCAATTCCTGCGCGACGGCACAGGCGCTATCGCCGACAAACTGTTTTCTACCGCAAAATGGGACCCTCTGCTCAGTCTACCGCCTGGTTGCAGCCCGGTTCGCTCTCTTTGTAGCGAAGGGAGGCTGAAAGAAGGTGACTTGATCGTTCATGGTGTCCATGTAAACCCTGCTGATGTAGCGATGTTAAAGCAGAGGGGTTGCTCTGTTGCTCTTTGCCCCCGCTCCAACGCTGCTCTGAATGTTGGCAAGGCTCCCGTCACTGATTACCTGAACGCCGGTATCCCTTTGGCCCTGGGCACTGACAGCCTGGCGAGTTCGGACAGCCTTTCCCTCTGGGATGAACTAGCCTTTGCTGTTGAATGGTTTGCAGACGCTGCAGAGCCACGTGACTGGCTTGAAATAGCCACTCTTGGTGGAGCGAAAGCTCTCGGCATTGAGAATAGGATGGGGCAACTGGCTCCCGGTCAGGAGGCCTCCTTCCAGGTTGTTACACTGCCTTCCCTGCCACAAGTCGATGCGTTGGAAGAGACTCTTTGTGCTTCTGGTAATGATGTTAATGTCACCCACCTGTATCTGGCCGGTGAGAACGTCTTGATGTAA
- a CDS encoding helix-turn-helix domain-containing protein, whose product MKSTDELLTIEQFAHRLGISRTTVFEWMKSGDLIQGQHYLKINRIIRFPWGNDLIQSLVTDSLDITPSIEIGPQTLNPKPPSSEGATIDLDYR is encoded by the coding sequence ATGAAATCTACTGACGAACTCCTGACCATCGAGCAATTCGCTCACCGTCTAGGCATTAGCCGAACAACAGTGTTCGAGTGGATGAAAAGTGGCGATTTGATTCAAGGACAACATTATCTCAAAATCAACCGGATCATTCGCTTTCCTTGGGGCAATGACTTGATCCAGTCGTTAGTGACAGACAGCCTAGACATTACCCCTTCGATCGAAATAGGCCCGCAGACATTAAACCCAAAGCCCCCCTCTTCGGAGGGGGCTACAATCGACCTCGACTATCGTTGA
- a CDS encoding SoxR reducing system RseC family protein: MIEEVGTVVELKGKMIAVVMCTKSSLCENCATNGNCALGDDDNTRLIEVHNPLAAEVGEQVRIATTTKSFLQSSFLLYIVPLIALVIGAIAGKLVAESTSTGLDPNLLSAILGVSFMSGSFVILRVGSNVLNKESYMPKIVEILKEDL; the protein is encoded by the coding sequence ATGATTGAAGAAGTTGGTACTGTTGTCGAATTGAAAGGTAAGATGATTGCAGTGGTCATGTGTACCAAGAGCAGTCTCTGCGAAAATTGTGCGACCAATGGCAATTGCGCCCTCGGCGATGACGATAACACCCGCCTGATCGAGGTGCATAACCCCCTCGCCGCCGAAGTCGGCGAACAGGTTCGCATCGCAACCACAACGAAGTCTTTCCTACAGTCTTCTTTTCTGTTATATATCGTCCCCTTGATTGCCTTGGTCATCGGTGCTATTGCAGGCAAACTGGTCGCCGAGTCAACTTCTACCGGTCTCGACCCCAACCTTCTTTCGGCTATTTTAGGGGTCTCCTTCATGAGCGGCAGCTTTGTGATTTTGCGCGTTGGTAGCAACGTGCTGAATAAGGAAAGTTATATGCCGAAGATCGTTGAGATCCTCAAAGAGGATCTCTAA
- a CDS encoding helix-turn-helix transcriptional regulator, whose product MISKKFRDTLRLHHNRHYVVAQQAGIHPSTLSKLLNGIENPSENDPRVIAIGEILELSPDECFSSRK is encoded by the coding sequence ATGATCAGCAAAAAATTCAGAGACACCTTACGGCTTCACCACAATCGGCACTACGTTGTTGCGCAGCAAGCCGGCATCCACCCCTCGACTCTATCTAAACTTCTCAACGGCATCGAAAACCCGAGCGAAAACGACCCTCGAGTCATAGCAATCGGGGAAATCCTGGAACTATCACCTGATGAATGTTTCTCATCGAGAAAGTGA
- the smpB gene encoding SsrA-binding protein SmpB produces the protein MGIKIIANNKKAYHEYFVDEVVEAGLVLQGTEVKSMRLGQVSIKEAYCRIRNGEVFVDNMNISPYEQGNRENHDPLRARKLLLHGYEIEKLSKKVAEKGLTLVPTKVYFKDSKAKLEIGVCRGKKLYDKRETLKRQQADREASRAIRERD, from the coding sequence ATGGGCATAAAAATCATCGCCAATAACAAAAAGGCTTATCACGAATATTTCGTTGATGAAGTCGTTGAAGCGGGTCTGGTTCTCCAGGGCACCGAGGTTAAGTCGATGCGCCTGGGGCAGGTGAGCATCAAGGAAGCCTATTGCCGGATTCGTAATGGTGAGGTGTTTGTCGACAATATGAACATCAGCCCGTACGAGCAGGGCAATCGTGAAAATCACGATCCGCTGCGTGCGCGCAAGTTGCTCTTGCACGGCTATGAAATCGAGAAGTTGAGCAAGAAAGTGGCCGAAAAGGGGTTGACCCTGGTGCCGACCAAGGTTTACTTCAAAGACAGCAAGGCCAAACTGGAAATCGGTGTTTGTCGTGGTAAAAAACTCTACGATAAACGCGAAACACTCAAACGCCAGCAGGCTGATCGCGAAGCATCAAGAGCAATAAGAGAAAGAGACTGA
- a CDS encoding replication protein, whose protein sequence is MFLIEKVMGFAEGHLQQCKINGDEWTPRDKNILKGPAIMEAQDQRHQPTSGYTQVENNLLEALFRTRFRNEEICVLLLIIRMTHGYHRKRSVLPFSYLSSSTGISKRSVERAIKSLITKGVVLKARSSNGNYYSVTSPASWMVSANEQNVNKVQKPLRQLSRNSPLHSGRTINKAEIKQSKESPFFEVHDVGKEVEIISISKQTDRASTRALTLTDLEALKCQDKVTLG, encoded by the coding sequence ATGTTTCTCATCGAGAAAGTGATGGGATTTGCAGAAGGACATCTCCAGCAATGCAAGATTAATGGTGACGAGTGGACGCCTAGAGACAAAAACATATTGAAAGGACCAGCAATCATGGAAGCTCAAGACCAAAGACATCAACCAACGAGTGGTTACACCCAAGTAGAGAATAATTTACTCGAGGCACTATTCCGTACTCGGTTTCGTAACGAGGAAATCTGCGTATTGCTGTTGATCATCCGGATGACACATGGATACCACAGAAAACGAAGTGTTCTCCCCTTTTCATATCTGAGCAGCTCCACAGGCATTTCAAAACGATCGGTTGAACGGGCAATTAAAAGTTTGATCACCAAAGGAGTCGTCCTTAAAGCTCGCTCAAGCAATGGCAACTATTACAGCGTGACTTCTCCTGCTTCATGGATGGTTTCTGCCAATGAGCAGAACGTTAACAAGGTGCAGAAGCCCCTTCGGCAGTTGAGCAGAAATAGCCCTCTGCACTCAGGCAGAACTATAAATAAAGCAGAAATAAAACAATCTAAAGAAAGCCCTTTTTTTGAAGTTCACGACGTAGGAAAGGAGGTTGAAATTATATCGATATCGAAACAAACGGATAGAGCCAGTACAAGAGCATTAACCCTAACCGATCTGGAGGCCCTAAAATGTCAAGACAAAGTCACCCTTGGATAA